Genomic DNA from Lactuca sativa cultivar Salinas chromosome 8, Lsat_Salinas_v11, whole genome shotgun sequence:
ATGCATGGGTGTTCTCATCTCATGATTCATCACAGCAAGGAAATCATTACGTGCATGGATTGCCATCTCAGCTTCTTGTCGAGCCACATTCAAAGCAAAGTTTTGATCCATGAGCTGATCGCGGGCCCGCATGGATTCTTCTAGAATGGAGGCATGAGAAAGAGCCACAGCAACTTGGTCAGCAACCACGGTTACAAGTTCAAGTTCATGGTCACGCCATTTTCTTACACCATTTAAAGGAAGAATCAAAACCATGACAGCATAGCTTTTTGCAGAGTGATCAGGCCAGTTGTCGATTTCAAAATTAGAGAGGTGTAAGAGAGGGACACGAACAGCAACCACTTCAGGTGGGATGTAACTTCCAACAGGGGTTCTGATTCGAGCTAATGGACAGTTGTGAGGGATTCTTATGGCTTCAGCACTATTGAACACTTCTGTGATTATCGGGAGATTAATTGGAACTGTGGATGCGAATGGTATTAGATTGTGTAAAGAGTGAGAAAGCTGAAGGATCATTCCTTTTCTTGATGGCATCCAGAGAACACATTCTTCAAGATCCAAAGTTCTACCAAGCTCAATCAGAGTAGTTTTCAATATGGTGTGCCTATCGAGTGTGCTTCTGATTTCATGTGTTAGCATTCTAACGTGTCTTCCGGTTTCTTCTTGTTTAATGATTAATCCCATTTCGCGATCCAGATCTTCAGCTCTTTGCTTTAAGAACAATTCTCTTGTTTTTACACTCAATAGATCGGGGATAATGTGAACAAGCATCAAAGCAGTGACACATGACACAAAAGCTGTAGAGAGCTTTGCTATAGTCATTACAATAGCAACAGTTTTGGAGTGTGACGAAAATGTCCAGAGATTTATGAAATGAGTCGCTCCACATAGAACAATAAAAGCACCGAACTGCATAAGGACCCATCTATACGGGAAGAATGCTGATTTCTGAACGAAATATATGAGTTCTAATGGAATGGAGAAGTAGGCGAAGGCTATGAAGAAATCAGATATGTATTGATACTTGACCAAAAGCTCGTCAGCAGGCCATTGCGTCTCGAAGCAGTCACAGGAATCCATCATCATTAATCCTGGTTTTGACAGCTTCACAAAAGCTGAAATATAAAACACACAATCAATCGCAATTAACAAAGATTCCTTCCCTCAAGATATCGATAAATCAGGGATCGCTATGGATAGAGAAGAATTCGAGTTTGCACACGAGATCCACACACATAGTTGCACCATTTCCCAAGTAAGTTCAATTCCATAGTGGAATGGTTGATTTAACCATATAAACTTCAGATTAGTT
This window encodes:
- the LOC111889040 gene encoding ethylene response sensor 1, which encodes MMMDSCDCFETQWPADELLVKYQYISDFFIAFAYFSIPLELIYFVQKSAFFPYRWVLMQFGAFIVLCGATHFINLWTFSSHSKTVAIVMTIAKLSTAFVSCVTALMLVHIIPDLLSVKTRELFLKQRAEDLDREMGLIIKQEETGRHVRMLTHEIRSTLDRHTILKTTLIELGRTLDLEECVLWMPSRKGMILQLSHSLHNLIPFASTVPINLPIITEVFNSAEAIRIPHNCPLARIRTPVGSYIPPEVVAVRVPLLHLSNFEIDNWPDHSAKSYAVMVLILPLNGVRKWRDHELELVTVVADQVAVALSHASILEESMRARDQLMDQNFALNVARQEAEMAIHARNDFLAVMNHEMRTPMHAIIALSSLLLETELTPDQRAMIETILKSSNLLATLVNDVLDLSRLEDGSLELESEVFNLHGLLREVVRLINPIASVKNTSMTLNCDVDLPNFGVGDEKRLMQIILNVVGNAVKFTKGGHVSIQASVLNPEYLQEWQTPEFCPTFTQGLFYLLVQVKDSGSGIKQQDIPHIFTKFSEPRSASNRSGDGAGLGLAICKRFVDMMGGHIWIESGGLGKGTTVAFLVKVGECNYQNDLSIVRPKARTRPHQGSGELIKHRGDESYRGGGTASFPAHDHNSF